The following are encoded together in the Actinoplanes sp. N902-109 genome:
- a CDS encoding RidA family protein, with protein MKAVLDNPAGVAAPFGDRFAHVARIDSGGGAMLLLSGQVAVDDAGAVVAPGDVAAQASRIFDIIGGILAAHGGSLADVVHVRTFMTDLGALPEYARVRRAVFPGPPPASTTVEVSRLFLPGAVLEVEVTSVIPGHHG; from the coding sequence ATGAAAGCTGTTCTGGACAATCCGGCCGGGGTGGCCGCGCCGTTCGGTGACCGGTTCGCGCACGTGGCACGCATCGACAGCGGGGGCGGTGCGATGCTGCTGCTGTCCGGGCAGGTGGCGGTGGACGACGCGGGTGCGGTGGTGGCCCCCGGGGACGTGGCAGCGCAGGCGTCGCGAATCTTCGACATCATCGGGGGGATCCTGGCGGCGCACGGCGGTTCGCTCGCCGATGTGGTGCACGTACGCACGTTCATGACGGACCTGGGGGCGTTGCCCGAGTACGCGAGGGTCCGCCGGGCGGTCTTCCCCGGGCCACCCCCGGCCAGCACCACCGTGGAGGTGAGCCGGCTGTTCCTACCGGGCGCCGTGCTGGAGGTCGAGGTGACCTCAGTGATCCCGGGACACCACGGCTGA
- a CDS encoding AraC family transcriptional regulator — MEPMVRAAGLRGLPALLDRLGGDGPGLLARFGVPPHALDSDDALIPAPTAGRVLEVAAAERTCPDLGLRLAGLQNASVLGPLALAIENAATLGEALETTSRFLFVHSPALTVAQVPDPAGRAGVVGLLYRGTAAPLPPQVADLGIGLIHRIVVLLHGGPYGLRSVHLPHPALAPAGAYTRFFGTEVRFGRPDAVLRVPGGLLATAVPGGNQLLRDLALEYLSSHFPEPGRSVADQVRLLLAQGLGSAPVQIAAIARRLRTHPRTLQRRLAAEQTTFEALLDEVRRTAAHRLITGTELPLTQITAMVGLTEQSALSRAVRRWYGMSPRRLRAKA; from the coding sequence ATGGAACCCATGGTGCGGGCCGCCGGGCTGCGGGGGCTGCCCGCCCTGCTCGACCGGCTGGGCGGGGACGGGCCGGGGTTGCTGGCCCGGTTCGGCGTACCGCCGCACGCCCTGGATTCCGACGACGCGCTGATCCCGGCGCCGACCGCGGGCCGGGTGCTGGAGGTCGCCGCGGCCGAGCGGACGTGCCCGGACCTGGGGCTACGGCTGGCCGGCCTGCAGAACGCGTCGGTGCTCGGGCCGCTGGCGCTGGCCATCGAGAACGCGGCGACGCTGGGCGAGGCGCTCGAGACGACCAGCCGTTTCCTGTTCGTGCACAGCCCGGCGCTGACGGTGGCCCAGGTGCCCGATCCGGCCGGGCGCGCCGGGGTGGTCGGGCTGCTCTACCGGGGTACGGCCGCGCCGCTCCCGCCGCAGGTCGCCGATCTGGGCATCGGGCTGATCCACCGGATCGTGGTGCTGCTGCACGGCGGTCCGTACGGGCTGCGCTCGGTGCACCTGCCGCACCCGGCACTCGCCCCGGCCGGCGCCTACACCCGGTTCTTCGGCACCGAGGTGCGCTTCGGCCGGCCCGACGCGGTGCTGCGGGTGCCCGGCGGGCTGCTCGCCACCGCGGTGCCCGGCGGCAACCAGCTGCTGCGCGACCTGGCGCTGGAGTATCTGAGCAGCCATTTCCCGGAGCCCGGCCGGAGCGTCGCGGATCAGGTGCGGCTGCTGCTGGCCCAGGGGCTCGGCTCGGCGCCGGTGCAGATCGCCGCGATCGCCCGCCGGTTGCGCACCCATCCGCGGACCCTGCAACGCCGGCTGGCCGCCGAGCAGACCACGTTCGAGGCGCTGCTCGACGAGGTGCGCCGGACCGCCGCGCACCGGCTGATCACCGGCACGGAACTGCCGTTGACCCAGATCACGGCGATGGTCGGGCTGACCGAGCAGTCCGCGCTGAGCCGGGCGGTGCGGCGCTGGTACGGGATGTCACCCCGCCGGCTGCGGGCGAAGGCGTGA
- a CDS encoding diiron oxygenase, with translation MDRATTAARLLTSSAAHSYDPEVEIDWDAPLSADHWYVPENRSSLYGTPLWDRLTPGERRTLTKHEVASIAGLGVWFETILMQLLIREYYKQDPTDPHAQYALTEVADECRHSVMFGRMIDKLGCPVYRVAGFDNRLGKFIAATATGPRMYAAILIAEEILDALQREAAADETVQPLVRMVSRIHVIEEARHVRYAREELARQVRAAGRHRLAHDRLIIARAAYLTGRRLIAPEVYASVGIDPRAGARAARENPGHRATLRWAAGKVVAYLRELDLIGGPGLALWRRSGLL, from the coding sequence GTGGACCGTGCCACCACCGCCGCCCGCCTGCTCACGTCGTCGGCGGCGCACTCCTACGACCCCGAGGTCGAGATCGACTGGGACGCCCCGCTCTCGGCGGACCACTGGTACGTGCCGGAGAACCGCTCGTCGCTGTACGGCACGCCGCTGTGGGACCGGCTCACCCCCGGCGAGCGGCGGACCCTCACCAAGCACGAGGTCGCGAGCATCGCCGGTCTCGGCGTGTGGTTCGAGACGATCCTCATGCAGCTGCTCATCCGGGAGTACTACAAGCAGGACCCGACCGACCCGCACGCGCAGTACGCGCTGACCGAGGTGGCCGACGAGTGCCGGCACTCGGTGATGTTCGGCCGCATGATCGACAAGCTGGGCTGCCCGGTCTACCGGGTCGCGGGCTTCGACAACCGGCTCGGCAAGTTCATCGCCGCGACGGCGACCGGCCCGCGGATGTACGCCGCCATCCTGATCGCCGAGGAGATCCTGGACGCCCTGCAGCGCGAGGCCGCCGCCGACGAGACGGTGCAGCCGCTGGTGCGCATGGTGTCCCGCATCCACGTGATCGAGGAGGCCCGGCACGTGCGCTACGCCCGCGAGGAACTGGCCCGCCAGGTGCGCGCGGCCGGCCGGCACCGCCTCGCGCACGACCGGCTGATCATCGCGCGGGCGGCCTACCTGACCGGCCGGCGGCTGATCGCGCCCGAGGTGTACGCCTCGGTCGGCATCGACCCGCGGGCCGGGGCGCGCGCCGCCCGGGAGAACCCCGGTCACCGGGCGACCCTGCGGTGGGCGGCCGGGAAGGTGGTCGCCTACCTGCGCGAGCTGGACCTGATCGGCGGGCCCGGCCTGGCCCTGTGGCGGCGGTCCGGCCTGCTCTGA
- a CDS encoding AAA family ATPase: MTGTCWIGGAPGAGKSTLARRLAAERGAHLYATDDVMRDHAARAAEAPYLTAFLAMTMDERWLTRSPQAMLDEFHWFRGEAFDLIVDDLRGIDADVVVEGFRLLPHLVAPLLGPDSRAVWLLPTPEFRAAALASRGDTWTIAGRTSDPPRALHNLAVRDRLFTERLTAEVERLGLPSVRLAAGMTEDDAYSRMKAALRAPA, from the coding sequence GTGACCGGCACCTGCTGGATCGGCGGCGCACCCGGCGCCGGCAAGTCCACCCTCGCCCGGCGGCTGGCCGCCGAGCGGGGCGCGCACCTGTACGCCACCGACGACGTGATGCGCGACCACGCCGCCCGCGCCGCCGAGGCTCCCTACCTCACCGCGTTCCTGGCGATGACGATGGACGAGCGCTGGCTGACCCGCTCACCCCAGGCCATGCTCGACGAGTTCCACTGGTTCCGCGGCGAGGCCTTCGACCTCATCGTCGACGACCTGCGCGGCATCGACGCCGACGTGGTGGTGGAGGGCTTCCGCCTGCTGCCGCACCTGGTGGCACCGCTGCTCGGCCCGGACAGCCGCGCGGTGTGGCTGCTGCCGACCCCGGAGTTCCGCGCGGCCGCCCTGGCGAGCCGCGGCGACACGTGGACGATCGCGGGCAGGACCAGCGACCCGCCGCGCGCCCTGCACAACCTGGCCGTCCGCGACCGCCTGTTCACCGAGCGGCTCACCGCCGAGGTCGAGCGGCTCGGCCTGCCCTCGGTGCGCCTGGCCGCGGGCATGACCGAGGATGACGCCTACTCCCGGATGAAGGCCGCCCTCCGGGCACCCGCCTGA
- a CDS encoding MauE/DoxX family redox-associated membrane protein has product MLQSAVTAALQLYLGLTLAGAAMAKLMSGTVVLPSLARRPALEKVFRAGLIGAELSVGAGLFIGAFPRAAALAALVLFTGFLSYRSFLRRTVGAGAQCYCGGAASTVDTAATTASIIQFLLSAALLAVGAGHGNSPSAFRVVAGVTVVAAYCTAAVVIRRGRMRHAG; this is encoded by the coding sequence TTGCTGCAGTCGGCGGTCACGGCGGCACTGCAGCTCTATCTGGGGCTGACGCTCGCGGGCGCCGCGATGGCAAAACTGATGAGCGGCACGGTGGTGCTCCCGTCGCTCGCCCGGCGGCCCGCCCTGGAGAAGGTCTTCCGGGCCGGGCTCATCGGCGCCGAGCTGAGCGTCGGCGCCGGGCTGTTCATCGGTGCCTTCCCGCGGGCTGCGGCGCTGGCCGCACTGGTTCTTTTCACCGGTTTCCTGAGCTATCGCAGCTTTCTTCGCCGCACCGTGGGCGCCGGCGCACAATGCTATTGCGGCGGCGCCGCGTCGACGGTGGACACGGCGGCGACAACGGCGAGCATCATCCAATTCCTGCTTTCTGCCGCATTGCTCGCCGTTGGTGCCGGGCACGGCAATTCGCCCTCCGCTTTCCGGGTCGTCGCCGGTGTCACAGTCGTCGCCGCATATTGCACCGCGGCCGTTGTCATCCGGCGCGGCAGAATGCGTCACGCCGGTTGA
- a CDS encoding serine/threonine-protein kinase: protein MEDRFQLRERLGVGGSAVVWRAHDVALERDVALKVLSATAAPDPVELERMRQEARVAAGLRHPHIVEIFDYGEAPGMPGENPIPYVVMELVEGRTLNEVLAAGPLPWRDAVTVCSQVAAALAAAHAAGVVHRDIKPGNIMIGDDGVKLVDFGISASAGSADETDGELLGTPAYLAPERLDGGPVRPASDVYGTGLLLYRALTGRMPWQATSVTEMVRAHLHADPGPLPRIDGLPRSVVSVLRRCLAKNPADRPTAADLARTLDDALRRRRAPAIRLRRLSSARSHPPAVARNGSAVAPAPSAAAVALASSAAAVAPASSAAAVAPALSAAAVGPSAVGSDRSAPSLIPAGSPAVPGTRPVPSARSLLLSARAFGSSVRFFGSAPKVKRGSGVRSDTRPLDLSFLDEEQPSQTPGAVPWSGRMSCAEASTLPPGSARPWALRGGLSRLPVSEGGSPRRVLSATAAAVALAATLLLGPR from the coding sequence GTGGAAGATCGGTTCCAGCTGCGGGAGCGGCTCGGCGTGGGCGGCAGCGCGGTCGTCTGGCGAGCTCATGACGTCGCCCTCGAACGCGACGTGGCGCTCAAGGTACTCTCCGCGACCGCCGCGCCGGACCCGGTCGAACTCGAACGGATGCGCCAGGAGGCCCGCGTCGCCGCCGGCCTCCGGCACCCGCACATCGTCGAGATCTTCGACTACGGTGAGGCGCCCGGCATGCCCGGCGAGAACCCCATCCCGTACGTCGTCATGGAACTGGTCGAAGGTCGCACGCTGAACGAGGTGCTGGCCGCGGGCCCGCTGCCCTGGCGCGACGCCGTGACCGTCTGCTCGCAGGTCGCCGCCGCCCTGGCCGCTGCGCATGCCGCCGGCGTCGTGCACCGCGACATCAAGCCGGGCAACATCATGATCGGCGACGACGGCGTCAAGCTCGTCGACTTCGGCATCTCCGCCTCCGCCGGCTCGGCCGACGAGACCGACGGCGAACTGCTCGGCACCCCCGCCTACCTCGCCCCCGAGCGCCTCGACGGCGGCCCGGTGCGTCCCGCCAGCGACGTGTACGGCACGGGTCTGCTGCTCTACCGCGCGCTCACCGGCCGGATGCCCTGGCAAGCCACCTCGGTCACCGAGATGGTGCGCGCCCACCTGCACGCCGACCCCGGCCCGCTGCCCAGGATCGACGGCCTGCCCCGCTCGGTGGTCTCCGTGCTGCGCCGCTGCCTCGCCAAGAACCCCGCCGACCGCCCGACGGCAGCCGACCTCGCCCGCACCCTCGACGACGCCCTCCGCCGCCGCCGCGCACCAGCCATCCGCCTGCGCCGGCTGTCCTCGGCCCGCTCGCACCCGCCGGCGGTCGCCCGTAACGGGTCGGCCGTCGCCCCTGCTCCGTCGGCCGCTGCTGTCGCCCTGGCTTCGTCGGCTGCTGCCGTCGCTCCTGCTTCGTCGGCTGCTGCTGTCGCTCCTGCTCTGTCGGCCGCTGCTGTCGGTCCGTCGGCGGTCGGCTCGGACCGGTCGGCTCCGTCGCTGATCCCGGCGGGCAGTCCGGCGGTCCCGGGGACCCGGCCGGTTCCGTCGGCCCGCTCGCTGCTTCTTTCGGCGCGCGCCTTCGGTTCTTCGGTGCGATTCTTCGGCTCCGCTCCGAAGGTGAAGCGAGGGTCCGGCGTCCGCTCGGACACCCGCCCCCTCGACCTCTCCTTCCTCGACGAGGAGCAGCCGTCGCAGACCCCTGGTGCGGTGCCGTGGTCCGGGCGGATGTCGTGCGCGGAGGCGTCGACCTTGCCTCCCGGGTCCGCGCGGCCCTGGGCGTTGCGAGGTGGGTTGTCGCGGCTCCCGGTGTCTGAAGGCGGGTCACCGCGGCGGGTGCTCAGCGCGACCGCCGCGGCCGTTGCCCTGGCGGCGACCCTGCTGCTGGGTCCGAGGTGA
- a CDS encoding DUF4873 domain-containing protein, with product MSDADEEFRGEAVIDTGDDTVTVAVRLSVRFEPVEGRYRWGGRAAPDERLSERLRAGAREVTVRIGGRAAAARLGEPDPWGRVRLTGTGRPPWQ from the coding sequence ATGAGCGACGCCGACGAGGAATTCCGCGGCGAGGCGGTGATCGACACCGGCGACGACACGGTCACCGTGGCGGTCCGGCTGTCGGTGCGGTTCGAGCCGGTCGAGGGGCGCTACCGCTGGGGCGGCCGGGCGGCACCCGACGAGCGGCTCAGCGAACGGCTGCGCGCGGGCGCCCGGGAGGTGACCGTGCGGATCGGCGGGCGCGCGGCGGCGGCCCGGCTGGGCGAGCCCGACCCGTGGGGCCGGGTACGCCTGACCGGCACCGGCCGCCCGCCCTGGCAATGA
- a CDS encoding glycosyltransferase, producing MNRVVVWRSALLPASETFVRAQSRALSRWQACFAGAFRVASPLAADDDVIVFPPGFLWLRVTGRSPRLRRALRGLRPDLVHAHFGGDGWLISASAAALGVPLIVTLHGHDVTRQPYATGVRGLRARRNLRTVFRRAAAIIAVSGPVRDRALALGADPAKVRVHHTGVPIPAARPVPKRWDLVFVGRLVAKKGLDDLIAALGTLRDLAPRVLIVGDGPLRGTLTAQARSLGVPVTFAGALDHAAAGRAMAEAEVFVSPSRTSADGDAEGLPTTLLEAMALGVPVVSTRHSGIPEAVVHGETGLLGAEGDRVALAGHLRLLLTDDTLRQRMGRRAREHAMTTFDIGTQTARLEDLYDAVLAAAPAQSRPDRRHRARPGPPIRSSSRR from the coding sequence ATGAACCGGGTGGTGGTCTGGCGCAGTGCGCTGCTGCCCGCTTCGGAGACGTTCGTACGGGCCCAGTCCCGCGCTCTGAGCCGGTGGCAGGCCTGCTTCGCCGGGGCGTTCCGGGTCGCGTCCCCGCTCGCCGCGGACGACGACGTCATCGTGTTCCCGCCCGGTTTCCTGTGGCTGCGCGTCACCGGCCGGTCGCCGCGGCTGCGCCGGGCGTTGCGGGGGCTGCGGCCGGACCTCGTGCACGCCCACTTCGGCGGGGACGGGTGGCTGATCAGTGCCTCGGCGGCGGCTCTGGGCGTACCCCTGATCGTCACGCTGCACGGCCACGACGTGACCCGGCAGCCGTACGCCACCGGGGTGCGGGGCCTGCGGGCCCGCCGCAACCTGCGCACGGTCTTCCGCCGGGCGGCGGCGATCATCGCGGTCTCCGGCCCGGTGCGCGACCGCGCCCTGGCGCTCGGCGCGGACCCGGCCAAGGTACGGGTGCACCACACCGGGGTGCCGATACCCGCGGCGCGACCGGTCCCGAAGCGCTGGGACCTGGTGTTCGTCGGGCGTCTGGTGGCCAAGAAGGGCCTGGACGACCTGATCGCGGCGCTCGGCACGCTGCGGGACCTGGCGCCGCGCGTCCTGATCGTGGGCGACGGGCCGCTGCGCGGGACGCTGACCGCGCAGGCCCGCTCGCTGGGGGTGCCGGTGACGTTCGCGGGCGCGCTCGACCATGCCGCGGCCGGGCGGGCCATGGCCGAGGCCGAGGTCTTCGTGTCGCCGTCGCGGACGTCGGCCGACGGTGACGCCGAGGGGTTGCCGACCACGCTGCTCGAAGCGATGGCGCTCGGCGTGCCCGTGGTGTCGACCCGGCACAGCGGCATCCCGGAGGCGGTCGTGCACGGCGAGACCGGGCTGCTGGGCGCGGAGGGCGACCGGGTGGCACTGGCCGGGCACCTCCGCCTGCTGCTGACCGACGACACGCTGCGGCAACGCATGGGCCGGCGGGCCCGCGAGCACGCGATGACCACCTTCGACATCGGCACACAGACCGCCCGGCTCGAGGACCTGTACGACGCGGTCCTGGCGGCCGCTCCGGCTCAGAGCAGGCCGGACCGCCGCCACAGGGCCAGGCCGGGCCCGCCGATCAGGTCCAGCTCGCGCAGGTAG
- a CDS encoding nicotinamide mononucleotide transporter family protein, with product MHWLDVFYDAKWQVTDSQAIYYREIVGNAFGLASALFGLRRSVWAWPVGIIGNVLLFTVFLGQALGNDQGTPLYGQASRQVFFVITSVYGWWRWRTRSSGGGVTPRWATARERAFFVPLALGAVVACFFAFRAIGAGFPVPWWYYLADSWIFVGSILATYAMARGWVDFWLCWIAVDLIGVPELLHFRYYPSAVLYAVYAAFVLWGFFVWLRISRTAQAQRLDSPTMETVA from the coding sequence ATGCACTGGCTGGACGTCTTCTACGACGCGAAGTGGCAGGTCACCGACTCCCAGGCGATCTACTACCGGGAGATCGTCGGCAACGCCTTCGGGCTGGCCTCGGCCCTGTTCGGGCTGCGCCGCAGCGTGTGGGCGTGGCCGGTGGGCATCATCGGCAACGTGCTGCTGTTCACCGTCTTCCTGGGTCAGGCCCTGGGCAACGACCAGGGCACCCCGCTGTACGGTCAGGCCTCCCGCCAGGTCTTCTTCGTCATCACCAGCGTGTACGGATGGTGGCGCTGGCGCACCCGCTCGTCGGGCGGCGGGGTGACGCCGCGCTGGGCCACCGCCCGCGAACGCGCGTTCTTCGTCCCGCTTGCCCTGGGGGCCGTGGTGGCGTGCTTCTTCGCGTTCCGCGCGATCGGCGCCGGCTTCCCGGTCCCGTGGTGGTACTACCTCGCCGACTCGTGGATCTTCGTCGGGTCGATCCTGGCGACGTACGCGATGGCCCGGGGCTGGGTGGACTTCTGGCTGTGCTGGATCGCCGTGGACCTGATCGGCGTGCCCGAGCTGCTGCACTTCCGCTACTACCCGTCGGCGGTCCTCTACGCCGTCTACGCGGCGTTCGTGCTGTGGGGCTTCTTCGTCTGGCTGCGCATCTCCCGTACGGCCCAGGCCCAGCGTCTCGACTCGCCCACCATGGAAACGGTGGCGTGA
- a CDS encoding glycosyltransferase family 2 protein translates to MDSPPQVSVVIPTRNRPELLTRAVRSVLAQTVPDLEVVVVADGPDETTAKALAEIGDPRVRAVALPRRGGAPHARNEGVREARARWTALLDDDDEWLPRKLEVQLALAARAGVSRPVVASRLLNRTPRAEFVMPRRLPGAGEHLSEYFTVRKGLFHGEGFIQTSTILAPTGLLREVPFTVGLRRQQELDWALRAVRADGTGLVMADEPLVVWHQDEDRERISLQLPYDSQMAWLRGNRELFTPRAYAAFTLSVMSSMGAPSRSFAVFRELLAEARRHGRPGAVDYLTHLQIWALPPRVRHVLRDKVLGRG, encoded by the coding sequence ATGGACTCCCCTCCGCAGGTCAGCGTGGTCATCCCGACCCGCAACCGTCCCGAGCTGCTGACCCGGGCGGTGCGCAGCGTGCTCGCCCAGACCGTGCCGGACCTCGAGGTCGTCGTGGTGGCCGACGGCCCCGACGAGACCACCGCGAAGGCGCTCGCGGAGATCGGTGACCCCCGGGTGCGCGCGGTGGCGCTGCCCAGGAGGGGTGGTGCGCCCCATGCCCGCAACGAGGGGGTACGCGAGGCGCGCGCCCGCTGGACCGCCCTGCTGGACGACGACGACGAATGGCTGCCGCGCAAACTCGAGGTCCAGCTCGCCCTCGCCGCGCGGGCCGGGGTGTCCCGGCCTGTCGTGGCCAGCCGCCTGCTCAACCGGACACCGCGCGCCGAGTTCGTCATGCCGCGCCGGTTGCCGGGCGCCGGTGAGCACCTGAGCGAGTACTTCACCGTACGGAAGGGGCTGTTCCACGGCGAGGGTTTCATCCAGACCTCGACCATCCTGGCGCCCACCGGGCTGCTCCGGGAGGTGCCGTTCACCGTCGGACTGCGCCGTCAGCAGGAGCTGGACTGGGCGCTGCGGGCCGTCCGCGCCGACGGCACCGGGCTGGTGATGGCCGACGAGCCACTGGTCGTCTGGCACCAGGACGAGGACCGCGAGCGGATCAGCCTGCAGCTGCCGTACGACTCGCAGATGGCCTGGCTGCGCGGCAACCGCGAGCTGTTCACCCCGCGCGCCTACGCCGCGTTCACGCTGAGCGTGATGAGCTCGATGGGCGCGCCGAGCCGCAGCTTCGCGGTGTTCCGGGAACTCCTGGCCGAGGCCCGCCGGCACGGCCGCCCCGGTGCCGTCGACTATCTGACCCACCTGCAGATCTGGGCGCTGCCCCCGCGGGTCCGGCACGTGCTGCGCGACAAGGTGCTGGGCCGCGGATGA
- a CDS encoding TetR family transcriptional regulator: MNSADPPVNPAGTRADGRSRRWADHRERRREDLVDAVIAAIRELGPEPGIDAVAAHAGVSKPVLYRYFEDKSGLWEAVSRRAAEDLVAAVVPAVAAVREERQVVTAAVDAYLAFIEGDPQLYRFVVHQRGMAREHDVVADAVDTVASGLARILGDRLRALGLDAGPALPWAYGIVGYVQTVGDWWLRHRQPISREALTDYLTTFLWGGVAGIRTAADLPGGLTALEETP; this comes from the coding sequence ATGAACTCCGCCGATCCCCCCGTCAACCCGGCCGGCACCCGCGCGGACGGGCGCAGCCGCCGCTGGGCCGACCATCGCGAGCGCCGCCGCGAGGACCTGGTGGACGCGGTCATCGCGGCGATCCGGGAGCTCGGGCCCGAGCCCGGTATCGACGCCGTCGCCGCGCATGCCGGGGTCAGCAAGCCGGTGCTCTACCGCTACTTCGAGGACAAGTCCGGGTTGTGGGAGGCGGTGTCCCGGCGGGCGGCGGAGGACCTGGTCGCCGCGGTTGTCCCGGCCGTGGCCGCCGTACGGGAGGAACGCCAGGTCGTCACCGCCGCGGTCGACGCCTACCTGGCGTTCATCGAGGGCGACCCGCAGCTGTACCGGTTCGTGGTGCACCAGCGCGGCATGGCCCGCGAGCACGACGTGGTCGCCGACGCGGTCGACACCGTGGCCAGCGGGCTCGCCCGGATCCTCGGCGACCGGCTGCGCGCGCTGGGCCTGGACGCCGGGCCCGCGCTGCCCTGGGCGTACGGGATCGTGGGCTACGTCCAGACCGTGGGCGACTGGTGGCTGCGGCACCGCCAGCCGATCAGCCGCGAAGCCCTCACCGACTATCTGACCACGTTCCTGTGGGGCGGCGTCGCCGGCATCCGCACCGCCGCCGACCTGCCGGGCGGACTGACCGCGCTGGAGGAGACACCATGA
- a CDS encoding LysR family transcriptional regulator, giving the protein MHTELLDVFRTVARTGSITAAARTLGFTQSAVSRQIGVLETELGDRLFDRVPRGVQLTDAGRGLLPHAEAVLDRLAAARSELAALRGLGGGTLRIGAFPTAVAALVPRALAAFRQAHPSVRVQLVEGRTPALLDRLHAGDADIAVVSAPPGETPGTRRTDLYRLLDEKLLVAVPLTHHLARRRTVRLADLAGDAFIAGSATAEESLMRATLPPGFRPRVDIVAADWTGKLGCVAAGLGVALVPELAARARPADVVLLRLHRDDAAIRRVYAATVRGRGDTPAVAAALACLRDAARNP; this is encoded by the coding sequence ATGCACACTGAACTGCTCGACGTCTTCCGCACCGTGGCCCGCACCGGGTCCATCACCGCCGCCGCCCGGACCCTCGGCTTCACCCAATCGGCGGTGTCGCGGCAGATCGGCGTGCTGGAGACCGAGCTCGGCGACCGGCTGTTCGACCGGGTGCCGCGCGGGGTGCAGCTCACCGATGCCGGGCGCGGCCTGCTGCCGCATGCCGAGGCGGTGCTGGACCGGCTCGCCGCGGCCCGCTCGGAGCTGGCGGCGCTGCGCGGTCTCGGCGGTGGCACGCTGCGCATCGGCGCCTTCCCGACCGCGGTGGCGGCCCTGGTGCCGCGCGCCCTGGCCGCCTTCCGGCAAGCCCATCCGTCCGTACGGGTGCAGCTCGTCGAGGGCCGCACCCCCGCCCTGCTGGACCGGCTGCACGCGGGTGATGCCGACATCGCCGTGGTCAGCGCCCCACCGGGCGAGACCCCCGGCACCCGCCGCACCGACCTGTACCGCCTGCTCGACGAGAAGCTGCTGGTCGCCGTGCCGCTCACGCACCACCTGGCCCGGCGGCGCACGGTCCGGCTGGCCGACCTGGCCGGCGACGCGTTCATCGCGGGCTCGGCCACCGCGGAGGAGTCGTTGATGCGAGCCACCCTGCCGCCGGGTTTCCGGCCCCGCGTCGACATCGTGGCCGCGGACTGGACGGGCAAGCTCGGCTGCGTGGCCGCCGGTCTGGGGGTCGCGCTGGTGCCGGAGCTCGCCGCCCGCGCCCGCCCGGCCGATGTGGTGCTGCTCCGGTTGCACCGCGACGACGCCGCCATCCGCCGCGTGTACGCCGCCACCGTGCGCGGCCGGGGTGACACGCCCGCGGTGGCCGCCGCGCTGGCCTGCCTGCGGGACGCCGCGCGCAACCCGTAG